A section of the Luteolibacter rhizosphaerae genome encodes:
- a CDS encoding response regulator transcription factor codes for MTALIIDDEVQIRRLLRLALESRGYSVQEAGNGQLGLQAAAVHRPDAVLLDLGLPDMDGLEVLKRLREWSEVPVLILSVRDEEKGKIAALENGADDYVTKPFATGELLARLVAIQRRRHGNDTPEIVCGPLLVRLDRHEAILKGKEMKLTPTEYAFLKTLARHPGKIVTQRQLLREVWGPQAEDQTHYLRVYANLLRKKLGDLLLIRNEPGIGYRLVEPLE; via the coding sequence GTGACCGCTTTGATCATCGATGACGAGGTGCAGATCCGGCGTTTGCTGCGGCTGGCGTTGGAGTCGCGCGGCTACTCGGTGCAGGAGGCGGGGAACGGCCAACTGGGGCTGCAGGCGGCGGCGGTACACCGGCCGGATGCCGTGCTACTTGACCTGGGCCTGCCGGATATGGACGGGCTCGAGGTGCTAAAGCGTCTGCGGGAGTGGAGCGAGGTGCCGGTGCTGATCCTGTCTGTTAGAGACGAGGAGAAGGGAAAGATCGCGGCGCTGGAGAACGGGGCGGACGACTACGTGACGAAGCCCTTCGCGACCGGCGAGCTTCTCGCGAGGCTGGTGGCGATCCAGAGGCGGCGGCACGGGAACGATACTCCGGAGATTGTCTGCGGGCCCTTGTTGGTGAGGCTGGACCGGCATGAGGCGATTTTGAAAGGAAAGGAGATGAAACTGACGCCGACGGAGTATGCGTTCCTGAAGACGCTGGCTCGGCATCCGGGGAAGATCGTGACGCAGCGGCAGCTGCTGAGGGAGGTGTGGGGACCGCAGGCGGAGGATCAGACGCACTATCTGCGGGTGTATGCAAACCTGCTGAGGAAGAAGCTGGGGGATCTGCTGTTGATCCGGAACGAGCCGGGGATCGGTTACCGTCTGGTGGAGCCTTTGGAGTGA
- a CDS encoding DNA-3-methyladenine glycosylase I gives MTRCPWLPVDRELYVEYHDTEWGVASRDERYLFEMINLEGAQAGLSWWTVLQKREHYRKVFHHFVPEKVAKMKDAELEKLALDPGIIRHRGKIEAVRANAKAWLALREKEGDPVEWIWNFVGGKPRVNSPKSMAEVQAKTEESDALSKALRKAGFNFVGSTTMHAFMQAVGMVNDHTRDCFRYGK, from the coding sequence ATGACGCGTTGTCCTTGGTTGCCGGTGGATCGTGAGCTGTATGTGGAATACCACGATACGGAGTGGGGGGTGGCTTCGCGGGACGAGCGCTATCTATTCGAGATGATCAATCTGGAGGGGGCGCAGGCTGGCTTGTCGTGGTGGACGGTGCTGCAGAAGCGTGAGCACTACCGGAAGGTCTTTCACCATTTCGTGCCGGAGAAGGTGGCGAAGATGAAGGATGCGGAGCTGGAGAAGCTGGCGCTAGATCCGGGAATCATCCGCCACCGGGGGAAGATCGAGGCGGTGCGGGCGAACGCGAAGGCATGGCTGGCGCTGCGCGAGAAGGAAGGGGATCCGGTGGAGTGGATCTGGAACTTCGTGGGAGGGAAGCCGCGGGTGAATTCGCCGAAGTCGATGGCCGAAGTTCAGGCGAAGACGGAGGAGTCCGATGCGCTGAGCAAGGCGCTGCGGAAGGCGGGATTCAATTTCGTGGGATCGACGACGATGCATGCGTTCATGCAGGCGGTGGGCATGGTGAACGATCATACGAGGGACTGTTTCCGGTATGGGAAGTGA
- a CDS encoding GNAT family N-acetyltransferase, producing MIPLDEREWPRLVRPGSRVFIGGGASVPQALVGSMLMHAEGLKDIEIVHIHGLGDVPWIDPRYEGILRTNSFFLTPAVRKAVERGQADYTPCAMSEVAGLFSSGRMPLDLALIQVSPPDAEGNCSLGVSVDIVRSAVKAARMVIAQVNPLMPRTCGDTVLPARKIAYYLTHRVALPECVKPDFDDRHERIGRYAAQLIDDGATIQVGLGNTPEAVVRALRKHRNLGIHTGMFNDALMELVRCGAVDNSRKNYKPGKIIASHVMGSRKLYRFANGNVDLELHPSDWVNDPYRIAKNDRMVAINGAREIDLTGQVVRDSRGHRFYGGLGALQDFVRGAGRSKGGKPIVALTATSDDGTESRIVAGLKPGSGVSTSRGDVHHVVTEYGIASIYGLSIRERVAKLVEIAHPDHREKLLEGARMRGWLPQFFTMPGGTRSGVESVQVDFPIGRFRLRPLYPSDMHALQDFFYSHDEETVRLRYGYQRDRMSGESAYKLSAIDQAKDRALGLFVEHSGREELRAIARFYLDEGGESAEVAFVVHESARRAGIAGYLLGELARTASKRGIKRFWASVLPGNHGMAALLEQAGGVKTGVDEEIQYEIAIPRILRWRKGYLLRKKIQEMAR from the coding sequence GTGATTCCGCTGGATGAACGTGAATGGCCGCGACTGGTGAGACCGGGGAGCCGGGTCTTTATCGGGGGCGGTGCCTCGGTGCCGCAGGCCCTCGTTGGATCGATGCTGATGCATGCGGAGGGGCTGAAGGATATCGAGATCGTGCACATCCACGGGCTTGGGGATGTGCCGTGGATCGATCCGCGTTATGAGGGGATACTGAGAACGAATTCGTTTTTCCTGACGCCTGCGGTGAGGAAGGCGGTGGAGCGAGGCCAGGCGGATTATACCCCGTGCGCGATGTCCGAGGTGGCGGGTCTATTCTCAAGCGGGCGGATGCCTCTGGATCTGGCCTTGATCCAAGTTTCGCCGCCGGATGCGGAGGGCAACTGTTCGCTGGGGGTGAGCGTGGACATCGTACGCTCGGCGGTGAAGGCGGCTCGAATGGTGATCGCGCAGGTGAACCCGCTGATGCCGAGGACCTGCGGGGATACGGTGCTGCCAGCGCGGAAGATTGCCTACTATCTGACGCACAGGGTGGCGCTGCCGGAATGCGTGAAGCCGGACTTCGACGACCGGCACGAGCGGATCGGGCGCTATGCGGCACAGTTGATCGACGACGGAGCGACGATCCAGGTGGGACTGGGCAACACGCCGGAGGCGGTGGTGCGGGCGCTGCGGAAGCACCGGAATCTGGGGATTCACACGGGGATGTTCAACGATGCGCTGATGGAGTTGGTCCGCTGCGGGGCGGTGGACAACTCGCGGAAGAACTACAAGCCGGGCAAGATCATCGCCAGCCATGTGATGGGGAGCCGGAAGCTCTACCGCTTCGCGAACGGGAACGTGGATCTGGAGTTGCACCCGAGCGATTGGGTGAACGACCCCTACCGGATCGCGAAGAACGACCGGATGGTGGCGATCAACGGTGCGCGGGAGATCGATCTGACCGGGCAGGTGGTGCGGGATTCGCGCGGTCATCGATTCTACGGAGGGCTGGGTGCGCTGCAGGATTTCGTTCGCGGGGCCGGGCGCAGCAAAGGTGGCAAGCCGATCGTGGCGCTGACGGCGACCTCCGATGACGGGACGGAATCGCGAATCGTGGCCGGGCTGAAGCCGGGTAGCGGGGTGAGCACGAGCCGCGGGGACGTGCACCACGTGGTGACGGAGTACGGGATCGCTAGTATTTACGGCCTGAGCATCCGCGAGCGGGTGGCGAAGCTGGTGGAGATCGCGCATCCGGACCACCGCGAGAAGCTGCTGGAGGGGGCACGGATGCGGGGATGGCTGCCGCAGTTCTTCACGATGCCGGGCGGGACACGGAGCGGGGTGGAGTCGGTGCAGGTGGATTTCCCGATCGGGAGGTTCCGGCTGAGGCCGCTTTACCCAAGCGACATGCATGCGCTGCAGGATTTCTTCTACTCGCATGACGAGGAGACGGTGCGGCTGCGCTATGGCTACCAGAGGGACCGGATGAGCGGGGAGTCCGCCTACAAGCTTTCGGCGATCGATCAGGCAAAGGACCGGGCACTGGGTCTCTTCGTAGAACACTCGGGCCGTGAGGAGCTGCGGGCGATCGCGCGGTTCTATCTGGATGAAGGCGGGGAAAGCGCGGAGGTGGCCTTCGTGGTGCACGAGTCGGCGCGGCGGGCAGGGATTGCGGGTTACCTGCTAGGCGAGTTGGCGAGGACGGCTTCCAAGCGGGGAATCAAGCGGTTCTGGGCGAGCGTGCTGCCGGGGAACCACGGGATGGCGGCACTGCTGGAGCAGGCGGGCGGGGTGAAGACAGGGGTGGATGAGGAGATCCAGTATGAGATTGCGATCCCGCGTATCTTGCGCTGGCGCAAGGGCTACCTGCTGCGCAAGAAGATCCAGGAGATGGCACGATGA
- a CDS encoding histone deacetylase family protein: MKSKRIGIHYDSCYEAHDTGPGHPESAERYRVLRAALEALPEDYPRLQGRKATVGEVLLAHEAYYHDVVYRDVESCADVLRTGDTNLCTESYDVALEATGAVLNAVDAVMSGELLRAFCAVRPPGHHATSQRGMGFCIFNHVAIAARYLQKHHGVKRVAIVDWDVHHGNGTEEIFYGDPSVFYLSLHEAGIYPYTGAAEDRGMDAGIGATLNLPLRHGSGGEGALRAWDEVAEAALDAFAPEFVLVSAGFDARVRDPLGGLDWEDETFVGLTERVCRLAERHAGGRVVSSLEGGYYPPGLASAAVAHVRAMRGG; the protein is encoded by the coding sequence ATGAAATCCAAGAGAATCGGTATTCACTATGACTCCTGCTATGAGGCGCATGATACCGGGCCGGGACATCCGGAATCCGCGGAGCGCTATCGGGTGCTGAGAGCGGCGCTGGAAGCGCTGCCCGAGGATTACCCGCGCCTGCAGGGGAGGAAGGCGACGGTGGGCGAGGTGCTGCTGGCGCACGAGGCCTACTACCACGATGTGGTGTACCGGGATGTGGAGTCCTGCGCGGACGTGCTGCGGACAGGCGATACGAACCTGTGCACCGAGAGCTACGATGTGGCGCTGGAGGCGACGGGGGCGGTGCTGAATGCGGTCGATGCGGTGATGAGCGGCGAGTTGTTGCGTGCCTTTTGTGCGGTGCGGCCGCCGGGACATCACGCGACCTCACAGCGCGGGATGGGATTCTGCATCTTCAACCATGTGGCGATCGCGGCGAGGTATTTGCAGAAGCACCACGGCGTGAAGCGGGTGGCGATCGTCGACTGGGACGTGCACCACGGGAACGGGACCGAGGAGATCTTCTATGGCGATCCGAGCGTGTTCTATCTCTCGCTGCACGAGGCGGGGATTTATCCGTATACCGGAGCGGCGGAGGATCGCGGGATGGATGCGGGGATTGGAGCCACCTTGAACTTGCCGCTGAGGCATGGTTCCGGGGGAGAGGGGGCGCTGAGGGCGTGGGACGAGGTGGCGGAGGCGGCTTTGGATGCCTTCGCGCCGGAGTTTGTGCTGGTGTCGGCGGGATTCGATGCGCGGGTGAGGGATCCGCTGGGAGGACTGGATTGGGAGGATGAAACCTTTGTCGGTCTAACAGAACGAGTGTGCCGGCTGGCGGAGAGGCATGCGGGGGGAAGGGTGGTTTCCTCGCTGGAGGGGGGATATTATCCGCCGGGTCTGGCCTCGGCGGCGGTGGCGCATGTGAGAGCGATGAGGGGAGGATAA
- the cls gene encoding cardiolipin synthase — protein MPEPESTPFLIGAGIVIAHVLGVIHVVHALMTVRTAQGTIAWMVSLIAMPYVAVPLYWIAGRSKFSGYVRARRGEDAELRKLAEDMHRRLGHYEMKQQDAFGRAAEYLGGLPYTRGNELTLLIDGEETFDAIFKSIQSAERYLLVNFYIVKNDRLGTRFKDALIERAKSGVKIYFLYDEFGSHKLSRSYLREMEQAGIVHHSFGANRHWWSRFQLNFRNHRKIVVVDGKEAFIGGINVGDEYLGRDQRFGKWRDTHLKLKGPAVQAIQLVFLEDWNWAADSHPEDLNWSGHAQTADQIAAIIPTGPADPAESWQLVVAEAANSARERLWIASPYFVPDGGVLTSLLTASIRGADVRILIPEKPDHLLVWLSAFTYFEQTIPFGVKIYRYKRGFLHQKVMLVDDTLACVGTANLDNRSFRLNFEISGLSPDPAFVDEVAHMLEIDFEHSTPVKVTDFTKRPFWFRLACRAARLMAPVQ, from the coding sequence ATGCCCGAACCCGAATCCACCCCCTTTCTGATCGGCGCCGGGATCGTGATCGCCCATGTCCTCGGGGTGATCCACGTCGTCCATGCCCTCATGACGGTCCGGACGGCGCAGGGCACCATCGCGTGGATGGTCTCCCTCATCGCCATGCCTTACGTGGCGGTTCCTCTCTATTGGATCGCCGGCCGCAGCAAGTTCTCCGGCTATGTCCGCGCCCGCCGCGGCGAGGATGCCGAGCTCCGCAAGCTCGCCGAGGACATGCACCGGCGCTTGGGTCACTACGAGATGAAGCAGCAGGACGCCTTCGGTCGTGCCGCGGAGTATCTCGGCGGCCTGCCCTACACCCGCGGCAATGAACTCACCCTCCTGATCGACGGCGAGGAAACCTTCGATGCCATCTTCAAGTCGATCCAGTCCGCCGAGCGCTACCTGCTGGTCAACTTCTACATCGTCAAGAACGACCGCCTCGGCACCCGCTTCAAGGACGCCCTCATCGAGCGCGCCAAGTCAGGAGTGAAGATCTACTTCCTCTACGATGAGTTCGGCTCTCACAAGCTCTCACGCTCCTACCTTCGTGAGATGGAGCAGGCAGGCATCGTCCATCATTCCTTCGGCGCTAACCGCCACTGGTGGTCGCGCTTCCAGCTGAACTTCCGCAATCACCGCAAGATCGTCGTCGTCGATGGCAAGGAAGCCTTCATCGGCGGCATCAACGTGGGCGATGAATACCTCGGTCGCGACCAGCGCTTCGGCAAGTGGCGCGATACCCACCTCAAACTGAAAGGCCCCGCTGTCCAGGCCATCCAACTCGTGTTCCTGGAGGATTGGAACTGGGCCGCGGACAGCCACCCGGAAGACCTCAACTGGTCGGGTCACGCTCAAACCGCTGACCAGATCGCCGCGATCATCCCCACCGGTCCCGCCGATCCCGCGGAGTCGTGGCAACTCGTCGTTGCGGAAGCCGCGAACTCCGCCCGCGAACGCCTCTGGATTGCCTCACCCTACTTCGTGCCGGACGGTGGCGTGCTCACCTCGCTTCTCACCGCATCCATCCGCGGCGCGGATGTCCGCATCCTCATCCCGGAGAAGCCCGACCACCTCCTCGTCTGGCTCTCCGCCTTCACCTACTTCGAGCAGACCATTCCCTTCGGCGTGAAGATCTACCGCTACAAGCGCGGCTTCCTCCACCAGAAGGTCATGCTCGTCGATGACACCTTGGCTTGCGTCGGCACTGCCAATCTCGACAACCGCTCCTTCCGCCTGAACTTCGAGATCTCCGGCCTCTCCCCCGACCCCGCCTTCGTCGACGAAGTCGCGCACATGCTCGAAATCGACTTCGAGCACTCCACCCCGGTGAAAGTTACCGACTTCACCAAGCGCCCCTTCTGGTTCCGTCTCGCCTGCCGCGCCGCCCGCCTCATGGCACCCGTCCAGTAG
- a CDS encoding 3'-5' exonuclease, protein MSYIMVDIESDGPIPGDYSMICFGAVVVEQGLSRTFYGQLLPISEQWVPGALAVSGFSREETLAFRDPAEVMQDFATWLAGISKERLVFISDNNGFDWQFINWYFHHFTGKNPFGFSSTNLGSLYKGLVRDTFKNFKHLRKTKHTHHPVDDAKGNAEALLAMKEMGLGIRL, encoded by the coding sequence ATGAGCTACATCATGGTCGATATCGAGTCGGACGGGCCGATCCCCGGAGATTACTCGATGATCTGCTTCGGCGCCGTGGTCGTGGAGCAGGGGCTATCCCGCACCTTCTACGGGCAGCTCCTTCCCATCTCGGAACAATGGGTCCCCGGCGCACTGGCGGTTAGCGGCTTCAGCCGTGAGGAGACCCTCGCGTTCCGCGACCCCGCTGAAGTCATGCAGGACTTCGCCACTTGGCTCGCAGGCATTTCGAAGGAGCGCCTCGTATTCATCTCGGACAACAACGGATTCGACTGGCAGTTCATCAACTGGTACTTCCACCACTTCACCGGGAAGAACCCGTTCGGCTTCTCTTCCACCAATCTCGGATCGCTCTACAAGGGCTTGGTGCGCGACACCTTCAAGAATTTCAAGCATCTCAGGAAGACCAAGCACACCCATCACCCGGTCGATGACGCCAAGGGCAATGCCGAAGCCCTCTTGGCCATGAAGGAAATGGGACTCGGCATCCGGCTTTGA
- a CDS encoding alkaline phosphatase PhoX, producing MKHHTMRNQLAFTALLAASHAAFAGTDVWFTPLTQSAPVVPVHDVAELGSPWVTPEGIYQKNIVSLREVEDQVLSPGQSLIRVPGQGTSASMFDMLSFDPTGSYLFIPHETPIGAGCSRVSLYDNKAETILAGDQQGATGNWSNDFGAFDPSRWTPNDTLFLAEEWAGYGRVVEILNPLAPVGEIQHRVLESIPNVAHEGINFSEKFKDTIYFIDEFNSGSIYKFVMKTPGDYTVGQSFVLSVDGFISAGGNPATDWNQQPAGALRTGTATWIPLTDKNGVPLPGISDPFADTTLGGRKAADDAGGTPFGRPEDMSVSRASNGNEMLYVAITSENAVISIEIVDDRPRNRPVVSTGKAIVRTMVNASSPKNLGFSPTTGVLNSPDNIALDSLGNVYVVEDAPNGSSTGGDIWFVRDKNSDGVAESLDHFMSIRVNGSEATGMIFNPGNPLEYAVCVQHPQSTDLVAVPNGLGDSVWMFNLENIPNQGFVKNLGKGGRNTNQ from the coding sequence ATGAAACACCATACCATGCGCAACCAGCTCGCGTTCACGGCCCTCCTCGCCGCCTCGCACGCCGCCTTCGCCGGCACCGATGTCTGGTTCACTCCATTGACCCAGTCCGCCCCGGTCGTTCCCGTCCACGATGTCGCCGAACTCGGCTCACCCTGGGTCACTCCCGAAGGCATCTACCAGAAGAACATCGTCAGCCTGCGCGAGGTCGAAGACCAGGTGCTCAGCCCCGGCCAATCCCTCATTCGCGTCCCGGGCCAAGGCACCAGCGCCTCGATGTTCGACATGCTGTCCTTCGATCCCACCGGCAGTTACCTCTTCATCCCGCACGAAACCCCGATCGGCGCCGGCTGCAGCCGCGTGAGCCTCTACGACAACAAGGCCGAAACCATCCTCGCCGGCGACCAACAGGGCGCCACCGGCAATTGGTCGAACGACTTCGGCGCCTTCGACCCCAGCCGCTGGACCCCGAACGACACTCTCTTCCTCGCCGAGGAATGGGCCGGTTACGGCCGCGTGGTGGAGATCCTCAATCCCCTCGCCCCCGTCGGTGAAATTCAGCACCGCGTCCTCGAGAGCATCCCGAACGTCGCTCACGAAGGCATCAATTTCAGCGAGAAGTTCAAGGACACTATCTACTTCATCGACGAGTTCAACTCCGGCTCGATCTACAAGTTCGTGATGAAGACCCCCGGCGACTACACCGTCGGCCAGAGCTTCGTCCTCTCCGTCGATGGCTTCATCTCCGCCGGTGGCAATCCCGCCACCGACTGGAACCAGCAACCTGCAGGCGCCCTCCGCACCGGCACCGCCACTTGGATCCCGCTCACCGACAAGAACGGCGTGCCCCTCCCTGGCATCTCCGACCCCTTCGCGGACACCACCTTGGGTGGACGCAAGGCCGCCGACGACGCCGGCGGTACTCCCTTCGGCCGCCCGGAGGATATGTCCGTCAGCCGCGCCAGCAACGGCAATGAAATGCTTTACGTTGCTATCACCTCGGAGAACGCCGTGATCTCCATCGAGATCGTCGACGACCGCCCGCGCAATAGGCCCGTCGTCTCCACCGGCAAGGCAATCGTCCGCACCATGGTCAATGCCTCCTCGCCCAAGAACCTCGGATTCTCCCCCACCACCGGCGTGCTGAACTCGCCCGACAACATCGCGCTCGATTCCCTCGGCAACGTCTACGTCGTCGAGGACGCACCGAACGGCTCCTCCACCGGCGGCGACATCTGGTTCGTTCGCGACAAGAACAGCGACGGCGTGGCCGAATCCCTCGATCACTTCATGAGCATCCGCGTGAACGGCTCGGAAGCGACCGGCATGATCTTCAATCCCGGCAATCCGCTGGAATACGCCGTCTGCGTGCAGCACCCGCAAAGCACCGACCTCGTCGCCGTGCCAAACGGCCTCGGCGACTCCGTCTGGATGTTCAACCTCGAAAACATCCCGAACCAAGGATTCGTGAAGAACCTCGGGAAGGGCGGTCGCAACACCAACCAGTAA
- a CDS encoding cysteine desulfurase family protein — protein sequence MIYLDANATTPLLPEVLDAMLPWLREGFHNPNASYRGAKEARRAIEEARAQVAGLIGADPDEIVFTGGGTESTNAALKWLARLVGRKSGRVVTSAVEHSAVLKPVETFADVGYAVEKAGVDAGGRLKIDEFEAACGRAKEGGGFASLMWANNETGVIQPVDEACAIAKENGLAFHTDAIQAVGKIPVNVRELPVDFLSLSAHKFHGPKGVGALYIRSGCRFEPLLRGGGQEKDRRSGTENTAGIVGLGKAAELAVARIAAKETPRALRDAFEAKVVDSLSGVSVNGDLIHRLPHTSHLSFAGCEAAGLLILLDEMGVACSAGSACMTGKQQPSHVQKAMGFTDAKAKSSLRFGFSCMNTMEEALEAAGAVTKAVEKLRKVQGGGTGPVVVYSP from the coding sequence GTGATCTACCTTGATGCGAATGCCACGACCCCGCTGCTGCCGGAGGTGTTGGATGCGATGCTGCCGTGGCTGCGGGAGGGCTTTCACAATCCGAATGCCAGCTATCGCGGCGCGAAAGAGGCGCGGCGGGCGATCGAGGAGGCGCGTGCTCAGGTGGCCGGGCTGATCGGAGCAGATCCGGACGAGATCGTTTTCACGGGTGGAGGGACCGAGAGCACCAATGCGGCGCTGAAGTGGTTGGCGCGTCTGGTGGGGCGGAAATCCGGACGGGTGGTGACGAGTGCAGTCGAGCACAGCGCGGTGCTGAAGCCGGTAGAGACCTTTGCGGATGTCGGCTATGCAGTGGAGAAGGCGGGAGTGGATGCTGGCGGGCGCTTGAAGATCGATGAATTTGAAGCGGCCTGCGGGCGGGCGAAAGAGGGTGGCGGATTCGCCTCGCTGATGTGGGCGAACAACGAGACCGGCGTGATCCAGCCGGTGGACGAGGCTTGCGCGATCGCGAAGGAAAACGGGTTAGCCTTCCACACGGATGCGATCCAAGCGGTGGGGAAGATCCCGGTAAACGTGCGGGAGCTGCCCGTGGATTTCCTGTCGCTCTCGGCGCACAAGTTTCACGGGCCGAAGGGAGTGGGGGCGCTTTACATCCGCAGCGGGTGTCGCTTCGAGCCCTTGCTGCGCGGCGGTGGTCAGGAGAAGGACCGGCGGAGCGGGACGGAAAATACGGCGGGCATCGTAGGTCTGGGCAAGGCTGCGGAGCTGGCCGTGGCGCGGATCGCGGCGAAGGAAACGCCGCGGGCGTTGCGCGATGCTTTCGAGGCAAAAGTCGTGGATAGCCTCTCCGGCGTGAGCGTGAACGGCGACCTAATCCACCGCTTGCCGCATACCAGCCATCTTTCGTTCGCCGGATGCGAGGCCGCGGGTCTGTTGATCCTGCTGGATGAGATGGGTGTGGCCTGCTCTGCCGGTTCGGCGTGCATGACCGGGAAGCAACAGCCTTCGCATGTGCAGAAGGCGATGGGCTTCACCGATGCGAAGGCGAAGAGCAGCCTGCGCTTCGGTTTCTCGTGCATGAATACGATGGAGGAAGCGCTGGAGGCCGCCGGCGCCGTGACCAAGGCGGTGGAGAAGCTGCGCAAGGTGCAGGGCGGTGGCACGGGGCCGGTGGTGGTCTACTCTCCCTGA
- a CDS encoding thioredoxin domain-containing protein, translating to MSNALANETSPYLLQHAHNPVDWVPWSEDAFTRAKEEDKLVFLSIGYSTCHWCHVMERESFENEAIAGVMNSNFVCVKVDREERPDIDATYMAFVQATTGQGGWPMSVWLTPEGKPVVGGTYFPPEDRYGRAGFPKLCAEIGRLWKDDRKRMEESAAKVMEHLRGEAQGDAVVTGLPGEKVFGDFLDRCEAMFDPSLGGFGGAPKFPRPVVPRLLLQLADRFGGEEAEAALQMTQRTLRAMAAGGMNDQLGGGFHRYSVDRYWHVPHYEKMLYDQAQLALLYLEAWQAGGDDRDREVAEEIFTYVIRDLLDAGGAFHAAEDADSLPAPDATEKREGAYWTWESADIYKLLDARTAAIFCAAYGVEEGGNARPESDPHEELVGQNTLFRAKSMDSLAEQFDLTEAEIQLILADARTVLLGARKLRPMPHRDDKIITAWNGLMIAALARGGRVLARQDLLAAASAAAGFVREKLWDGTSLWRSYRGKRGDAPAFAADHAFLISGLIELHGAEGGPGWLEWAEELQAALDRDHWDESRAGYVIRAELGGETLLTIREDYDGAEPAANHVAAENLLKLAVLLDELAYAKRAEAILRAGARAAEAQPFAVPVLLGAFDLHLREAVKIEVRGEPGSELTEAMRRKWIPLGVWTRSQGPGDVIICREQTCLAPIETVEGWNRAFA from the coding sequence ATGAGCAACGCACTCGCGAACGAAACTTCACCGTATCTACTCCAGCACGCGCACAATCCGGTGGATTGGGTGCCGTGGAGTGAAGATGCCTTCACGCGTGCCAAGGAGGAGGACAAGCTGGTGTTCCTCTCGATCGGCTACTCGACCTGCCATTGGTGCCATGTGATGGAGCGGGAGAGCTTCGAGAACGAGGCGATCGCGGGGGTGATGAATTCAAACTTCGTGTGCGTGAAGGTGGACCGGGAGGAGCGTCCGGACATCGATGCCACCTACATGGCCTTCGTGCAGGCGACGACGGGTCAGGGCGGGTGGCCGATGAGCGTGTGGCTGACACCGGAAGGGAAGCCGGTAGTGGGCGGGACCTATTTCCCGCCGGAGGATCGCTACGGGCGGGCAGGCTTTCCCAAGCTCTGCGCGGAGATCGGGAGGCTGTGGAAAGACGACCGCAAGCGGATGGAGGAGAGCGCGGCGAAGGTGATGGAGCACCTGCGCGGTGAAGCGCAGGGCGATGCCGTGGTGACGGGGCTGCCGGGGGAGAAGGTGTTCGGTGATTTCCTGGATCGCTGCGAGGCGATGTTCGATCCCTCGCTTGGCGGCTTTGGCGGCGCGCCGAAGTTCCCGCGCCCGGTGGTGCCGAGGCTTTTGCTGCAGCTCGCCGATCGTTTCGGCGGCGAGGAAGCAGAGGCGGCGCTGCAGATGACGCAGCGGACCCTGCGGGCGATGGCGGCGGGCGGGATGAACGACCAGCTCGGCGGCGGCTTCCACCGTTACTCGGTGGATCGCTACTGGCACGTGCCGCACTATGAGAAGATGCTCTACGATCAGGCGCAGCTCGCGCTCTTGTATCTGGAGGCTTGGCAAGCGGGCGGGGATGATCGCGACCGCGAGGTGGCAGAGGAGATATTCACCTACGTGATCCGCGATTTGCTTGATGCAGGCGGGGCTTTCCACGCGGCGGAGGATGCAGACAGCCTGCCGGCGCCCGATGCCACGGAGAAGCGCGAGGGCGCCTACTGGACCTGGGAGTCGGCAGACATCTACAAGCTGCTGGATGCCCGGACCGCGGCGATCTTCTGTGCGGCCTATGGAGTGGAGGAGGGTGGCAATGCCCGGCCCGAGAGTGATCCTCACGAGGAGCTGGTGGGGCAGAACACGCTCTTCCGCGCGAAGTCGATGGACTCGCTGGCGGAGCAGTTCGATCTAACAGAGGCCGAGATCCAGTTGATCCTCGCGGATGCGAGGACAGTGCTGCTGGGAGCGCGGAAGCTACGGCCGATGCCGCATCGCGATGACAAGATCATCACCGCGTGGAACGGCCTGATGATCGCGGCGCTGGCCCGTGGTGGCCGGGTGTTGGCCCGGCAAGATTTGCTGGCGGCGGCGAGTGCGGCAGCCGGGTTTGTCCGGGAGAAGCTGTGGGATGGAACAAGCCTGTGGCGGAGCTATCGCGGCAAGCGCGGGGATGCCCCTGCCTTTGCGGCGGATCATGCCTTTCTGATTTCGGGGCTGATCGAGCTTCATGGCGCGGAGGGTGGGCCCGGCTGGCTGGAGTGGGCGGAAGAGCTTCAGGCAGCGCTCGATCGGGACCACTGGGATGAGTCGCGGGCCGGTTATGTGATCCGGGCCGAGCTTGGGGGGGAGACCTTGCTTACCATCCGCGAGGACTATGACGGTGCCGAACCGGCGGCGAATCACGTGGCCGCGGAGAACCTGCTGAAGCTGGCGGTGCTCCTAGATGAGCTTGCCTACGCGAAGCGTGCGGAGGCGATCCTGCGAGCAGGAGCGCGAGCTGCAGAGGCGCAACCTTTTGCCGTGCCGGTGCTGCTGGGGGCCTTCGACCTGCATTTGCGGGAAGCGGTGAAAATCGAGGTTCGGGGCGAGCCGGGGAGCGAGCTTACCGAAGCGATGAGAAGGAAGTGGATCCCGCTCGGGGTGTGGACCCGTTCGCAGGGTCCGGGGGATGTTATCATCTGCCGGGAACAAACCTGTCTTGCGCCGATTGAAACAGTTGAGGGCTGGAATCGAGCATTTGCGTGA